DNA sequence from the Thermococcus gammatolerans EJ3 genome:
GTTCTTCATCCGAAGAGACCGATAAGGCCGGGCATAGTCCACTGCAAAACAGTACTGAAGACCAACCCAGGCAAGCTGGCACTGGCCAACTCGATAACCCTCACCCCCGGAACCATAACCCTCGACGTTGACGACGATAACTACTTCATTCACTGGATCTGGGTTCCCGATGAGGTTCTCCGCGCGGAAAGCGATGAAGAGCACGTTGAGAGGGCCTCCTCCAACATAACGGCCCCCTTTGAAAAGTTCCTGAAGGTGATCTTCGGATGATAGGGATAAACATCTACCTCATCCTGATAGCCATAGCGACACTTCTCAGCATGTACAGGGTCTTCAGAGGTCCGACGACCGTCGACAGGCTCGTTGCCGTTGATATTATGACGACAATCACCACGGGCCTGATGGTGCTCTTTGCACTCTACTACAAGCGCATGATCTTCCTGGACGTTGCCTTGGTTTACGCGGTTCTGGCCTTTGGAGGCGTTATAGCCTTCGCGCGCTACATGGAGGGAGGCCTATGAACGTGCTAGCTGCAATCGGTGAGATCCTCGTTTTCATAGGGACGTTCTTTTACTTCCTCTCGGCCCTCGGCCTCATCAGGATGCCGGACGTTTACAACAGGATGCAGACCTCAACCAAGAGTGCAACCCTTGGGAGCCTCGGTGTTATGATAGGAGTTGGTCTCTGGGCCCTTGGAAGCGACTTTGGGAGCGTTGCTTGGCTCACCAAGACGGTGGTCATAGCGACGTTCCTTCTCCTCACCAACCCGATAAGCGCCCACGCCTTGATCAGGGCGGCATACAAGAGAGGGATTCCCCTCTGGCACGGCAGCGTCGTTGATAAGTACCACGAATACATTGAGTCCAAGGCTGAAAAGGCCGAAAGCGTTGAGGGGGAAGGTGATGCCGAATGAACTGTATTGCCTGCGTTGAGTATATAATCGTGGCCCTCATGATACTCTCCGCTGTGCTCGCGGTCGAGTGGCGCGACCTGCTCGCCGCTACTGTTGGAATGGCGGCTGTTAGCCTCTTCGCCTCGATACTGTTCTTCATGCTCCAGGCTCCCGACGTTGCAATGACCGAAGCTGCCATAGGCGCAGCGCTCAGCGGTGCCGTGTTCATCTTCGCCATTAAGAGAACCCAGCGCTTTGAGACGGAGGAAGAGGAGAAACCCGGCTGGTGGGTGAGGTGGTGAACATGCTCAAGCGTGCCCTCGCGATAATCACTCTGCTAATAATCGGCTACTGGCTGGCCCAGGGGCTGGCCGGTGTGCCCTTTGGGCAGGACAAGATGATCGTTGGCAGGTACTACCTTGAGAACGTTAAAGAGCAGACCGGTGCCGTTAATGCGGTAACGGCCATCGTGGTTAACTACCGTGGTTTCGATACACTCGGTGAGGTTACCGTGCTCTTCATAGCCTCAACAGGCGTTGGGGCACTTCTCTGGAGGAAGAAGAAAAAGAGAACAGCCAGAGCTGAGGGTTCTGTTGTCCTGAAGACGGGGACAGAGCTGCTCTTTCCGTTCGTGGTTCTCTTCGGCGCCTACATATTCATTCACGGACACCTCACACCGGGTGGAGGATTTCCGGGAGGAGCGACCATAGCAACTGCCTTCCTGCTGCTCTACATGGCCTTCATCAACTACGAGATTCCGCACAGGGCCTTCGAGAAGACCGAAGGTTTGGCTGGAATGGGCTACGTCCTCGTCGGCCTCATAGGCCTCGCCATAGGCGGCTACTTCCTCTTCGACTGGATCTGGCAGACCTGGAACTGGGGACACGACAACATCGGCAGGCTCTTCAGCGGCGGGTTCATCCCGATAATCTACACGCTGATAGGCATTAAGGTAGGTACAGAGCTGAGCGGTATCATCGACAACATGCTCAAGGAGGGGGTGAGCGAATGAACGTTCCAGACATCAGCGTCTACTACTTCGGAGCGATAAGCCTCGTGCTCATCGGCCTTTACGCCGTCCTCGTCAAGAAGAACGTCCTTAAGATTCTCGTTGGACTCAGCATCATGGAAACCGGTGTCAACCTGCTTCTCATCAGCATAGGCTACATTTCCGGAAGGAGCGCGCCGATTCTGAGCGAGGGGGTAACGGCTTCAAGGGCCGTTGATCCAATTCCACAGGCACTCGTTCTTACCGCGATAGTCATAGGCGTTGCCACCACGGCTATGGCCTTGAGCGTTGCCATAATCCTTTACGAGAAGTATGGAACGCTCAACGTTGAGGAAATAAGGAGGTTGAGAGGATGAACGCGCAGTACGCTTCGCTCCTCATCGCAGTTCCGCTCATAAGCGCTTTCTTCGTCCCCCTGATCAAGGGATTCGGTAAGAGGACGGTGAAGTACTACCTTATGCTGGTAACCCTAGTTCAGACCGCGATCGCTGGAGCAGTCTTCGTTAACGTCTACCGCACGGGGGAACCAATGATAGTCATGGCCGGCGGATGGAAACCCCCGGTTGGAATAAACCTCTACGTTGGCCCATTCGCTGCACTCTTCGTCCTCATAGTTGCAATAATGAGCTTTTTCATGGCAGTTTTCAGCCTCAAAGCGGTTGAAACCGAACCTATAGACAAGTACGCCATGCTCTTCCTTCTGCTCATGCTTGGCTCGACCGGAATGATAGCGACCGGTGATATCTTCAACCTCTTCGTCTTCATGGAGATAACCTCCATAACCGCATACGCACTAACTGCCTACAACAAGACGGGTGAGGCGGCGGAGGCGTCACTCAAGTACATGGTCCTCGGCGGAATCGGGTCGAGCTTCTTCCTCATCGGTGTTGCCCTGATCTACGGCGCAACCGGGACGCTCAACATGGCACACATAGCCCAGCTAGCGGGCGGCATCAACCCCACCGTCGCCCAAATAGGCCTGGCCCTTCTGATCTTCGGCCTGGCCGTTGAGGCCGAGCTCTTCCCGCTCAACGCGTGGGCGCCGGATGCATACCAGGCCGCACCCCACCCGATAACCGCTATGTTCTCCGCGTTCGTCGTTAAAGCGGGCCTTTACGCCGCCGCGAGGCTGCTCTACATAATGCAGAACGCCAGCGGCTGGGGCTCAGTACTCAAAATGGTTGTCATAATGGCCGCACTCACTGTCTTCGTCGCCGAGTTCTCAGCTTTGAGGCAGAGGGACGTCAAAAGGATGATCGCTTACTCCTCGATAAGTCAGGTTGGGATGATAGCCTTTGCGCTCGCTCTGGGCACCCAGGCGGGCGTTGAGGCGGGCGTCTTCCATATGATCAACCACGCCATAGTGAAGGCCCTCCTCTTCCTGGCGGTTGGCTACGTTGGGATAACCCTTGGGGGGACTGGAATCGAGAAGTTTTCCGGTCTCGGCAG
Encoded proteins:
- a CDS encoding Na(+)/H(+) antiporter subunit B; the protein is MLKRALAIITLLIIGYWLAQGLAGVPFGQDKMIVGRYYLENVKEQTGAVNAVTAIVVNYRGFDTLGEVTVLFIASTGVGALLWRKKKKRTARAEGSVVLKTGTELLFPFVVLFGAYIFIHGHLTPGGGFPGGATIATAFLLLYMAFINYEIPHRAFEKTEGLAGMGYVLVGLIGLAIGGYFLFDWIWQTWNWGHDNIGRLFSGGFIPIIYTLIGIKVGTELSGIIDNMLKEGVSE
- a CDS encoding proton-conducting transporter transmembrane domain-containing protein, whose product is MNAQYASLLIAVPLISAFFVPLIKGFGKRTVKYYLMLVTLVQTAIAGAVFVNVYRTGEPMIVMAGGWKPPVGINLYVGPFAALFVLIVAIMSFFMAVFSLKAVETEPIDKYAMLFLLLMLGSTGMIATGDIFNLFVFMEITSITAYALTAYNKTGEAAEASLKYMVLGGIGSSFFLIGVALIYGATGTLNMAHIAQLAGGINPTVAQIGLALLIFGLAVEAELFPLNAWAPDAYQAAPHPITAMFSAFVVKAGLYAAARLLYIMQNASGWGSVLKMVVIMAALTVFVAEFSALRQRDVKRMIAYSSISQVGMIAFALALGTQAGVEAGVFHMINHAIVKALLFLAVGYVGITLGGTGIEKFSGLGRRMPLTAFVITVGSLAAVGIPLFNIFWSKIRILIAGVEAGYTWGVALILGASVVEAVYYIRLIHTMWFGEGEGRIRENLAIGTIALFLVLLILFIGLYPNYFWTVSQKAGQDIFNVVDYVKNVPLMGVGS
- a CDS encoding monovalent cation/H+ antiporter complex subunit F; this encodes MIGINIYLILIAIATLLSMYRVFRGPTTVDRLVAVDIMTTITTGLMVLFALYYKRMIFLDVALVYAVLAFGGVIAFARYMEGGL
- a CDS encoding NADH-quinone oxidoreductase subunit K, which gives rise to MNVPDISVYYFGAISLVLIGLYAVLVKKNVLKILVGLSIMETGVNLLLISIGYISGRSAPILSEGVTASRAVDPIPQALVLTAIVIGVATTAMALSVAIILYEKYGTLNVEEIRRLRG
- a CDS encoding DUF4040 domain-containing protein, which encodes MNCIACVEYIIVALMILSAVLAVEWRDLLAATVGMAAVSLFASILFFMLQAPDVAMTEAAIGAALSGAVFIFAIKRTQRFETEEEEKPGWWVRW
- the mnhG gene encoding monovalent cation/H(+) antiporter subunit G; protein product: MNVLAAIGEILVFIGTFFYFLSALGLIRMPDVYNRMQTSTKSATLGSLGVMIGVGLWALGSDFGSVAWLTKTVVIATFLLLTNPISAHALIRAAYKRGIPLWHGSVVDKYHEYIESKAEKAESVEGEGDAE
- a CDS encoding Na+/H+ antiporter subunit E, with translation MEEAGKISRYLYTVIVLFLIWLFLTASTDPQELVMGVIFSLLIAAFAYPIFTTRGLANLHPKRVAYAIAYIPYFLWAMIMANLDVAYRVLHPKRPIRPGIVHCKTVLKTNPGKLALANSITLTPGTITLDVDDDNYFIHWIWVPDEVLRAESDEEHVERASSNITAPFEKFLKVIFG